TCGCTCTCGGTGAGGGCCGGCGGCGGCGTATCGTAGCTGCGACGCCAGACGAGCACCTGCTCGTCGCCGTGGCGCTGCGCGGTCTCGGCCTTGTTGAGCCCCTGCAAGGCGCCGTAGTGGCGCTCGTTGAGTCGCCAGCTCTTGGTGACGGGAATCCACATGAGATTCATCTCGTCGAGCACTGTCCAGAGCGTCCTGATGGCGCGCTTGAGCACAGAAGTGTAGGCGATGTCAAAAACAAAACCCTCTCCCCCGAGCAACTGGCCGGCGGTTCTGGCCTCTTCTCTTCCTTTCTCGGAAAGATCGACATCCACCCATCCGGTGAAACGGTTCTCCCGGTTCCACTGGCTTTCGCCGTGCCTCAGCAGGACAAGTCTCTTCATGTAACGCTCCTTGTGCTCGTAAATTTTTTTCTTGAAAAAGGAAAAAGTGCGCCATTTACAGGCTTGGCAATTTACTATTCTGAAAAACCATTCTCAAACATTATCCCGGATGATAGCCAAGCCCCTTTCTGCCGCGGGACAACAGATTTTTTGCCCGGAGGAGGTCCCCTTTTATGGCATTATCATTCAAAATGTTCTATCTTATATGCTTTTTGACGCTTGATGACCGAACCTGACTTCCTGGCACCGGCTACTGTTGCCCGTTGGACGGCGGAACAAGCCAGCGGGCCCTCCGGGCAGCACCTCAGTAACTAGCACGTATCCGATCTGAACACCATGAACGTCAACAATTTCAGATTAAAGCTCGGCGGAAAAGAGTTCGTCCCTATCGTTATCGGCGGCATGGGAGTCAACATCTCGACTTCGGAGCTTGCCTTGTCGGCGGAACGGCTGGGTGGTATCGGCCACATCTCCGACGCCGAGGTAATGTTTGTCTGCGACCAGATGTTCGGCACCTCATACGTCAGCGAAAAACGTCAGCGGTACGCCTCTTTCGTCAACAATCGTGACAAGTCGGCGTTACAGTTCGACCTGGAGCAGCTCGCCGAGGCTCAGAAACGCTACGTCTCGCACACCATGAGCCAGAAGACGGGTAACGGAGCGATCTTCATGAACTGCATGGAGAAGCTCACCATGAACAACTCCGCCGCCACGCTCAAGGTTCGCATGGAGGCCGCGATGGACGCAGGAATCGACGGCATCACGCTGGCTGCCGGACTGAATCTCAGAAGCCTCGACCTCATCTGCGAACACGAACGGTTCCGCGACGTCAAGCTCGGCATCATCATCTCTTCGGTACGGGCGCTCTCCATCTTCCTGAAACGCGCCGTTCGCTTGCAGCGTCTGCCCGACTACATCGTAGTCGAAGGCCCGCTGGCTGGCGGCCATCTCGGCTTCAGCCCAGACGACTGGCAGTCCTACACCCTGCAAGCCATCGTAACCGAAACGCTTGCCTTCCTGAAAAAGGAGAACCTCGATATTCCCGTCATTCCGGCGGGAGGCATCTTCACCGGTACCGACGCGGTCGAGTTCCTTCAGATGGGCGCGTCAGCCGTCCAGGTGGCCACGCGCTTCACCATCGCCAGAGAGTCGGGTCTTCCGGACGAGGTCAAGCAGCACTACCTCAATGCACGCCAGGAGGATGTGGAAGTCAACCTTTCGTCGCCCACCGGCTACCCGATGCGGATGCTGAAACAGTCGCCCACGCTGCAATATGGCATGAAACCGAACTGCGAGGGACTCGGCTACCTGCTCGACAACAGCGGCAAGTGCTCCTATATCGAAGACTACTACCAGTCGCTCGAATCGAGAAACCCTGCTGAAAGCCGCTTCGTCGTCAAAGGCCACACCTGTCTCTGCACCGGCATGGCTCGCTATGACTGCTGGACTTGCGGCCATACGGTTTCGCGCCTGAAGGAGACGGCCAGCCGCCTGCCGGACGGTTCGTGGCAACTTCCCTCCGCCGAGGATATTTTCATGGACTATCTCCTGAGCGAAAACCACTCGATCAGGAAACCCGAAGCGGGAAAGCAGCGCTGAAAAAAAAGCGGTTTTTGCCTGTAACGCTCAGATAGCTTACCTTGACTGGAAAGGAGCGGCGCTGGCAAACGTCCGTTCCGGAACGTGATTTCGGCCAGAAACCAGCTTCCTGCCAGCATGAAGAAACAACTGCTTTCCTGGTTGAGGCTTCTGGCCTCGTTCACCATCCTTCTTGTGGCGGCCATCGCCGTCAACCAGCTCTACAGCCTTTCCGTGCTGCTGAACGGCCTTCTCCCGTACTCCGGCTATGCCTTCCTCGCTTTGTGGGCGCTCTTTTTCGCTGTCACGCTTTTCACCGGTCTGCGGCTCTGGAGCGCACCGAAAGTGCCGCCACTGGCCGACCGCGTCGGAGGCAACAACTTCGAGCCGTACATCGCGTATATGGGCAACTCGCTCGCCGTGCATCGCGCCCATCCCGACGGCGGCAAAAAGGAGCACGACCTGCGCTGGATCAGGGCCAACCTCAAGCTCCACGAGGTCGATGCGCTCAACGCCACCAAAACCGTAGCCACGAAGAACTTTTTCATCGGAGCCTTCGCCCAGAACACCTCCTACGGCACGACGACGTCGCTCATGAACAACATCAAGCTGGTCTGGAACATCTACGCGAAGTACAACCGCGAGCACTCGGTCAGGGAGTTCCTGCGGCTGCTCAGGTCAGTTTACGAGTGCCTGCCGCTGTCGGATTTCAACAAGGAGGAGCTGCCGGCGCACATCAAACCGATCATCCAGTGCTCTTTCAGCAACACCCTCTCCTCGCTCCTGCCGGGCGGGAACCTGCTGACGCCATTTTTCCTGAATCTGTTCCTGGCAGGCGCGACCAACACCTACCTCACTTGTCTTGCGGGAATCATTGCCTCAAAGCATTGCCAGGTGCTTTCACTCGAAGACAAGGATGAGATCGTGCAGCAAAGCATGTTCGAGGCGGCGTTCATGCTCAAGGAGATCGTCAAGGAGTGCAACCCGATACTCTCTGTAACAATCAGCAACGCCGTCAAGAAAGCGGGCATCGAAAGCCTCGACACCGTTACCGCGCCAACATCAGGCAGCGGCCTAGCCCAGGACATCGTCTCCCACCTCGCCAGCTCGATCAAGCATATTATTATGGAGAGCGGAAAGGAGTAAGGGGAATGTGGACGAAGTGGACTGGATGGGAAGTGTAGCGACGGAAGAAAAGGCAGCCGGGCTAAAGGATTTCATTGAACTTCGACAAAACCTTCATCACTCTCACGCACTGCCTGCTCAAAAAGGAGGGTTTCCTGAGAACCGGAATTTGCCTCGTTATAGGCATGAATATCATCGAGTTCTTCAAGAGAGTCGCAAATCTTCTCCTACTCGGCAAGGGAGAGTAACACCCCCGTCCGCTGCTGGTTATCATCGACGACATACTGTGGATACACCTTGATCATTTAATCACTTCAGGCAATTATTGTTTTAATCGACACAATCCTAACTCCAACACCTGTGCGTTTCCGAGCGCTAACGTTTGAGTTCAGCGGCGCGCGGCTTTATCGCGCAGCGTCCGTGTAGACTGCTGGGTTAGCTCTCATATACCGTGGATAGAAAAGAAAGTCTGCCAACTCGAAAGAACACCCTGCACCATATCAAGGCAGTGAAAACTGGTGCCGTCGTTTAAACAAACCTCAATGCTTTCTTCTCCAACCCCATAAACGCCTTTTCCAAAACGGCCCACGCCAAACCCACTCAACGACGATGCAGATGAGGTTATGGGTGTGCGCTTGGTGAGCGTGAAATGTTTGCTTGCGGTGGCAAGGTCTCCGCAAACTTTAAGCCAGTGATCGTTATAGAGGCTCTCCACGATGGCTGGAACCTTTGCCGCAGATGAAACAGAGGGATCGTTTTTGACCCAATCAATCATGGAATAACCCGTGACGACGAAGTTGAAAAAACTATCGCTTGTGACTTCTTCGTCTAGCGTAGCAGCATCGCGTTGCAGCTTCGCATGGAGATCGCGTATTGATGTCAGGCCAAAGGTAAGTGCCATGGCTTTTGAGAGCTAACGTTGTTTAGACTTTTCTGCCTAACTCAAAAAAGAAAGCAAGCTTCTTTCTGTATAAGACAACCCTAAAATCATAATCACCGCATTTCCGTCACTCGTGTTGCATCGGCTCTGATCTGCTCATTCGGAAGGCCGTCTCGGGAGGGGCACTGCATAAGCTCGACGGTGAGGTTTACGAGAATATCTACGAAGATTACTGGAGTTTTACAAAACTCAATGACAATTTGTCAGCAACCGTCCTGACCTAAAACCTCTCAGCAGCCTGATTCTCTTCTCTCTCTTTCACCGCCCTCGCAGCCCCCGGAAAAAGTCCTGCAAAAGGCTCTCGGCTTTGCGCTCCATGATGCCGCCGTAGACTTCGGGCTGGTGGTTGAGGGCGTTGCAGCCGGTGATGTTGAGGACGGTTCCGGCAGCTCCCATCTTTGGATCCCATGCGCCGAAAACCACGCGGCCAATTTTCGACAGCACGATCGCCCCGGCGCACATCGGGCAGGGTTCGAGCGTGACGGCGAGGGTGCAGCCTTCGAGATATTTGCTGCCGATGGTCGCCATCGCCGAGGTCAGGGCGATCATTTCGGCATGGGCGGTGGCGTCCGAGAGCGTTTCGACCTGGTTGTGGCCGCGCCCGATCACCGAGCCGTTCGGGTCGAGCACCACCGCGCCGACAGGCACCTCCTTGCTCTCGTAAGCCTTGATGGCCTCCTTGAAAGCCAGTTCCATACAGTGATTCAGGTCATGCATGAGCGTCAAAAGAAATCTGCGCATCGAGCCGCAGGGGTTTCAGCAATCGGGATTTTTTTATTATCATAAAGTTTAATCCTCTTTTCTTTCCGCGTTGAGGCCGGTCTTGTCCGGCAGTCTTTCTATCATAACCATAGAACTTGTGCTATGAATATTCATGAGTATCAGGGCAAAGGCATCCTGAAGCAGTTCGGTGTGGCCGTTCCGAAGGGCATAGTAGCATTTTCGGCTGAAGAAGCAAAACAGGCGGCGATCCAGCTCTTCGAGGAGCAGTCGAGCCCCGTGGTGGTCGTCAAGGCGCAGATTCATGCCGGCGGCCGCGGCAAGGCGGGCGGCGTCAAGCTGGCCAAATCGCCCGAAGAGGTGTTCGAAATCGCCCAGAAAATGCTCGGCGCGACGCTGGTGACGCACCAGACCGGCCCCGAAGGTAAGGAGGTTCGCCGCCTTCTCATCGAAGAGGGGATGAATATCGACAAGGAGTTCTACCTCGGCATCACCCTCGACCGCGCCACATCGAGCAACGTGCTGATGGTTTCGACCGAAGGCGGCATGGAGATCGAGAAGGTGGCCGAAGAGACCCCGGAGAAACTGCTCAAGATTCACGTCGATCCAGTTTACGGACTGCAAGGCTTCCAGGCTCGCCAGGCCGCATTCTTCCTCGGCTTGCAGGGCGAACAGTTCCGCAACGCCGTGAAGTTCATCGAGGCGCTCTACAACGCCTACACCACCATCGACGCCTCGCTGGCAGAGATCAATCCGCTCGTCGTCACCAAAGAAGGGCGCGTGCTCGCACTCGACGCCAAGATCAACTTCGACGACAACGCGCTCTACCGCCACAAGGAGTACCTCGAACTGCGCGACATCAGCGAAGAGGATCCGCTCGAACACGAAGCCTCGAAGTCGAACCTCAACTACGTGCGCCTCGACGGCAACGTCGGCTGCATGGTTAACGGCGCGGGGCTGGCGATGGGCACCATGGACCTCATCCAGCTCTCCGGCGGCAGACCGGCCAACTTCCTCGACGTAGGCGGAGGAGCCAGCCCCAAGACGGTCGAAGAGGGCTTCAAGATCATCCTCGGCGACAAGAACGTCAAGGCGATTCTGGTCAACATTTTCGGCGGCATCGTCCGCTGCGACCGCGTGGCCGGAGGCGTCATCGAAGCCGCCAAGAACATCGGTCTCACGGTGCCGGTGATCGTGCGCCTCGAAGGCACCAACGCCACGGAAGCGCAGAAGATGCTCGACGAATCGGGCCTCAACCTCATCTCGGCCAAGGGACTGAGGGACGCCGCCGAAAAGGTCCAGAAGGCGCTCGCCACGGCATAAATCACCGGACGATCAGGAATCGAAAAAGCCCGCCTCCACATCGCATCGTGGAGGCGGGCTTTTCATTGTAGGCGAACCGATCCGGCAATGGGCAATGACATCAGGAAGCTCGGCAACGCCACGGCTATCCGGACGCACTATTCGGAAACCTGCGCCTCGAGATCGCAACGCCGCACGCTTTCAATATCGGGTTCGTCTCACCGGCACAAACCGGTCACTCCTTGAAAGACTTTGCATCCGGCAGCGGATCATGATCGGAAACACCGGGCACATGCCTGTTGACAGAACGCTCCCCTACGATCTCGTCCTTGACGAGTCCGTACCTCAATCCATTGCTGCCGCCAGCAAGCACGAGTCTGGATGCCCCTTTGTGATCATTGAAAGCGACCTCCGCTTTTCTCGCCGAATAACCCGCCACCAGCATCACAACGGTCCCGGCCGAAAACACAAGATAACTCAGACGCCGCTTTTCCGGCCGGTTCAACAATGATCGTACCGGTTTTTCAAACCAGTTGTACGACGCAAAAGACAAGGTGACGGTCAACGCGATTTTCAGGACGATGAGCGATGAGTCATGCATTGTGTACAGTGCATAATCGACGATGGCATACACCGGCCAGTGCCAGAGATAGAGAGAATAGGAGGCCTTGCCAATCAGAACCGCAACCGGATGAGACAGCAGACGTTCCGTTATGCCATTTCTGGACTCCCGCGGACGGCCGATTACCAGAACGGCGCCAAGCACCGGAAATGCTACGACCCAGCCAGGAAAACCCACATCGTCATGAATCAGGAATTGAGACGCGATGATCATGACAAGACCAGCACTGGCGAGCAAGCCGTCGATTTTGTCATTCGAAACCGATGACCCGTCATCACCCTTCGAAGAAAATGGCAGAACGGCCAGAATACACCCGGCCAGAAGTTCCCAGGCGCGCGTTGGCAGCAGGAAAAAGGCCCATCCTGAATCAACCTCTGTCAACACGATACAGGCTATAAAACTGAGTAGAGCTGCTATCGAAAGAAAAATCGAGAGCGATTTGCGGGAAGCCCTGTACCGGTCGGCCAGAAACAGGATCAGCGGAAATATCAGGTAATACTGCTCCTCGATGGAAAGCGACCAGTAGTGGGCAAACGGCAGTTCATCGAAGTCATCCGGTAACATAACAAACAGCATATTGGCCAGGGAAACCGCCGCAGCAGCTACCGAAGTGCCGACCGAAGCAAAATCGTAAGGATGATATAGTATGGCAGTTGCCGCCAGAATGGTGATCGATACCAGGAAAAAAAGAGGAAAAATCCGGGAAATCCTGCGTTGATAGAATCGGGCGAAACTGAACTTTTCCTGGTCAAAATCCATGATCACGATCGATGTGATCAGATAACCTGAAATCACGAAAAAAATATCGACGCCAGTTATCCCGCCGGGCAAAAGCTCTTTGTCAAGATGAAATAACATCACGGATACAACCGCAACCGCCCTTAATCCGTCTAAAGCAGGCCTGTATGTCATCGAAAAAAAAATAAAATTATACCGGCATGTCTGGGAAACGTTGTCAACTGCTCATATCCACGAGGAGTGGCGGGGAAAAATTGCTGATCGTGATGCCATGGAATTCATCCCGGCGCACCGGTTGAGATCAACCCGGAGGTCGCTGCCGGGGAAGGCAGCATGATGCCAAAAAACAAGATCGATTTTGACGACAACGCTCTGGAGCGTCACAACATGTAGCTCAAACTCCGTGACGCAAGTGGAAGATGAGCCGCTGGAACATGAGGTCGCGAAATTGAACCTCGACTACCCGCACCTCCTCTCATTCCCGATTTTAAGCAAAGAACGCGATTGAACCCCTCGAGTACTGGCTTACAAATTCAACAACTCAACTGTTTCAGAAATGAAAAAAGGCGCCTGCGCCGAAACCGCCCGGAAAGAGCGGCAGGCGTTCGCCACGGCATATACAAGCCCGAGCATCAAGATAATCGAAAAGCCCCTCTTCACAGAACTTCATGGAGACGCGACTTTCCGGTTTGCCACTGACAGGAGAAAAAAAATGGGGGGTCTCTTTCAATACAAAAAGGGATAACGATTGCATCCTCAAAAAAAAAGCCGGGCGAAAGGATCAACCAGCCTTTCGCCCGGCCATTTCAGCAACAAGCCGTCCTTTTCCGCGATTCATCGTCTCGACTACCGTATTCATCCTGGTTCATCACGTTTATTCATACCATGCCATTACGGAAAAGACCCGGAAGGTTGCTGTCACTCAATACACAAAGAACAACACATCACAACCCTACTCAAGAACATCAACACAACAACTCATCTTATCCTTCAACTCATCACTTACACTTGTTATGACGATGACGCCAGAATTTCCTTGCGCGTTTTTTTATTTTTCTTCAAAAAAATTTGATCTGCCAGAAAAGTAAGGCGCTCACTCGTAGCGCAGCGCCTCGACCGGCTTGAGCGCGGCGGCTTTACGGGCGGGCCACAGGCCGAAAAAGAGACCGATCAGTACTGAAAAGCCCGTTGCGAGCACCACCGAAAACATCGAAGTTTCGACCGCCCACCCGGCAAAGGTCGAAAGCAGCTCAGACACGCCGATGCCAACGCCGATACCGATTATGCCGCCACTGAGCGTCATGCCCACCGATTCGATCAGGAACTGAAGCATGATGTCCCCCTTCCGCGCGCCGATGGCCTTGCGCAGGCCGATCTCCCTGGTGCGTTCGGTCACGGAGACCAGCATGATGTTCATGATGCCGATGCCGCCCACCACCAGCGAGATTGCCGCTATCGAGCCGAGCAGCATGCTCATGGTCTGGGTCGTGGCGCTGAGCATCTGCTGAAACTCCGTCATGTCACGGATGTTGAATGAATCCTCGTCATCCGGCTGAATTTTGTGGCGCTTGCGGACGAGCGCGTCGATAGCCTGCTTGGCCGGTTCGATGTTCCCGGCGCTCGACACCTCGACGTAGATGTTGTCGAAATAGTCCTTGCCCAACACCCGGTGCATGGCGGTCGTCACCGGAATGAGCACCACATCGTCCTGATCGCGTCGGCCAGCAAAGCCTTTTGGAGGAGCGACACCGATAATGGTGAAGTTGATACGGTTGATTTTGATGATTTTGCCAACAGGATCCCCGTTGCCGAACAGCTCGGAAACCACCGTCGTGCCGACAATGGCCACCTTGCGGCGCGACTGGAGCTCCTGGCGGGTGAACCAGCGCCCGGTCGTGGGCACCGCGGAACGCATCTGGCCGTATTCATAGTCGACCCCATCGACCGAGCTGTTCCAGTTTTTGTCCTCAAAGACCAGTTGCGCCGATCCGCTCACCTCGCCGGAAACCCGGCTGACCAACGGCTTGAGTCCGGCAATGGCCTCGGCATCCTGCGCGGTGAAGCGGGTGAAGGTACCGGAGCCCTGCGCGGCCCCGCGAATTCTGGCCGAACCGCCCCGGATGGAGAGCAGGTTCGAACCCATCGATTTGAGCCGCTCCTCCATCGAAGCCTTCGCTCCCGCGCCAAGCGCCATCATGGCGATCACCGAGGCGACACCGACCAGAATGCCAAGGACCGAAAGCAGCGTCCTGATCTTGTTGGAGGTGATCGACCGGAACGCCTGTGAAACGAAGCCAAGCATCCGCGACGGCTTGAAAAGCGGCTGGTGCTCGATTTTCATGACTGCTGGCGATGCCTCGGCCCGGAACTCCATTCCCTCCTTCTTCCGGTCTTCGATGATCTGGCCATCCTTCATGGTAATCACCCGTCCGGCATAGTCGGCGATGTCCGGCTCGTGCGTCACCATGATGACGGTCTTGCCCTGCCAGTGGAGTTCAGTCAGAATCCGCATGATCTCGTGCGAATTCTTCGTGTCGAGATTGCCGGTCGGCTCGTCGGCGAAAATGATCATCGGGTCGCGAATCAGCGCCCTTGCGATAGCCACCCGCTGCTGCTCGCCGCCCGACATCTGGTTCGGGCGATGACCGGCGCGGTGGCCGAGGCCGACCATGTCGAGCCGTTTGAGGGCATCAGCGCGAAAATCGCCGCGCTCGTCGCTGTAGATGCAGGGCAGCATGACGTTGTCGATCGTACTCATGCGCCCGAGCAGATGGAACTGCTGGAACACGAAACCGGCGACGTTGTTACGAAGCGTGGCCAGCTCGTCGCCGTTCAGCTTGCTGACCTCCTTGCCCATGAGCCGGTACGTTCCGCTGTCGGGCACGTCGAGCAGGCCGAGAATGTGCATCAGCGTAGACTTGCCCGACCCGGAGGCCCCCATGATGGCCACGAACTCGCCCGGCCCAATGGTGAGGCTCACGCCGTTGAGCGCGCGAACCTGACTCTCACCGATGGTGTAGGTTCGGCTGATGTCAACGACTTCAATCATTCTTTCGTCTTCTGCTTGTCGCGCTGGGGAGATGGCAGGAACGGATTGCTGCCTTCGTTATTTTTCGGCAGGACAAACGCCTTCTCTCTGACCACCACGACATCCGATGCCGAGAGACCGCTCTCGATCTCGACGTTGCTGTCATCCTGCAAGCCGAGCTGCACCGGCACTTTCCGGACGGAGTCGGGCGCCGCCGCCCGCATCAGCACAAACGAACGGCCATTCTGACTCCTCACGGCGGCAAGCGGCAGCGTGAGCACGTTCTCCTTTTCGTTCACGACGATGTCGATATTGGCGCTCATGCCGGAGCGGAACACCTCCGGCACCGTCAGGGGAAGAATGTCCACATGGTAGATATTCACGTTGTTGACCAGCGTGGACTCGTAATAGATATGATCCACCACCCCCTCGACACTGATTTCAGGATAGGCGTCGAGGCTGATCCGGGCTTTCTGGCCGACTTTCACGCTGCCGATGTCGGTCTCGTCCACGTCAGCCTGCACGATGAGCCGGTCGGAGAGCACCAGAACGGCGTCGCTGGTGGTGATGGTCTGGCCGGGATTGAGGCTGCTGACGATCACCTGCCCGTCGATGGGCGAAATCAGCGCAGTCTGATTGTACACCTTGTTCCAGTAATCGATCTCGCTCTGCCCCTTCTGCGTGGCCGCGTCAAGCAGCGCCGCCCGCTCCGTCGAGCTGATGAGAGCGAGCACCTGCCCCTTTTTGACAACCTCACCCTCATTGACGAGAATCCTGTCGATCCTGCCACCCACGGGCGACTTGATTTCGAGCCGGTTCTGCGGCTTGATGGTCGCCGTGGTCGAAACCATCTGGCGGATCGCGCCGATTTCGGGACGGTACTCGCGGTACGAAACCTTCGGCTTGCTGTCGAAAAATGCCCGGAAAATGAAAAATCCGGCGGTAACGACGACAACGGCGGCGAGCGTTCCCCAGATCAGTTGCGGTTTACCTGCTTTCAAGAGTCCCTCCTTTTGCCTGAACCCAGGCCGCCTCGGCAGTCAGCAGATTGGACTGGGCGTTGAGATATGATTTTTTCGCGGTGACGAGATTGTCTTCGATGATCGTCCACTCGTTGAAGGAGACCAGCCCCGCGGAGTATTGCGCGTCGGCGATCCGCGCCCGCTCGGAGGCGGCGGCGAGAAATTTTTTCTGGACATCGACATTTTCCGAGGCATCGACGAAGCTCTTCCACGCCTGCGCAAGGCTTCGCTTGAGCGACAGATAGAGGCTCTCCTCGTCGGCGCCGAGCTGGTTCACCAACGCCCGCGCCTTTGCAACGCCCGCCTTGCCGGAGCCACCCGCGTAGATCGGCACCGACACGTCGATGCCCGCCTGCCAGTCGGTGCGGTCGGGCGGAAGCTGCCGGAACGCGCTGTTGCCAAAACCGGTGCTCAGGTAAACCGACGGCATGAAGGCGCTCCGGGCCGCCTGCAAGCTGTATCCGGCAGCATCTTTCTGCGCAGTGAGATTGAGGTATGTGGGACTCTCTTTCGCGATCCGGTCGAAATCTGGCGACTGTCGGGTCTGCTGGCTCGCCGTGAACCGGCCGGTGACGCGGAGCGGGCCGGACGACGCGCGGCCAAGCTGCGTGCCGAGCATCACCTGCGCCAGTTCGAGGCCGCGCCTGGCCTGCGCCACCTCGAACTCCGCCTCGGCAAGATCGGCCTGCGCCTTGCTGAGCGAGCCAATATGCTCCGTGCCCGATTTGTAGAGCAGCGCAATCAGCCGCAGATTCTGCTTTCTTTTGGTCATGATCTCCTGGGCGAGCGACACCTGCTTCTGCGCGGTCAGGAGCTGCACGAACGCCGTGCGCAAGGCATAGCGGGTATCGACCGACACCGACTCTTCGCTGTAGCGCGACGCCTTCACCGTTTCGGTGGCGGATTTGACCTCGCTGGAGGTTTTCGCGCCGTCGAAGAGCAACTGGCTCGCGGTGACGCCGTACGACCACGCCCCGGTCGCCGAAGCAGCGCTCGATCCCGAACGCTCGCCGCCCGCCGACGCGCTGACGGAGGGCAACATACCGCCCTTGACGATCCTGCGTTGCGCCTCGAACTGGCGAACACTTTCCGCCGCCGAGCGGAGATCGGGATGGCGGCCAGCCGCTTCGGCGAGGCACTGCGCCCAGTCGAGCGTTTCGACCGGCGCGGCGAAAGCCGTCGGCATGAGGGCGAAGAGCTGCAAAACGACTGCAAGAAGAGCTGGCCTTAATGGTCTCATGATCCGGATATGATGTAGAAATACGTTGACACAAACACATGGTTTGACGCCACAACCACTTCGTTCCAGCGACCGTGCGGAAAAGAGCGATACACTCGACTGGCGAACGGAAACCGGAAATGGCACGGCGCTTTACTGAAATATCGTATCTTCACCACAAACCTGAAACCGCGACTCCATGCTCGAAGCACGAAATCTCTCTCTTTCGGCAGGCACCAAGGTGCTCCTGCGCGACACCTCCTTCCGGATCGGCGACAAGGATCGCGCCTCGCTGGTCGGCCTGAACGGCACCGGCAAGTCCACGCTTCTGCGTCTGTTGAGTGGACAGCTCAAGGAGGACGGCCCGCTCAGCGACGGCCATATCATGAAGTCCTCGACCACCACCATCGGCTACCTTCCGCAGGAGATTTCCTTCGAAGGCGATCTCGACAAAACCGCCTTGCAGTACGCTCTCGAAGCTAACAAAACGCTGCATGAACTTTCTGAAAAGATTTCGCGCCTGGAGCACGAGCTTTCGCTGCCCGATCAGGATCACGCGGGCGAGGAGTACCACAAGCTGATCGAGCGCTTCAGCGACGCCTCGCACGACTTCGAGCGGCTCGGCGGCTACCGGATGCAGTCCGACGCGGAGAAGATTCTCTCCGGCCTCGGCTTCAGCGGCGCGGACTTTTACAAAAAGGTGAAAGAGTTCTCCGGCGGCTGGCAGATGCGCCTGCTCATCGCCCGGCTCCTGTTGCAGAATCCGACGCTCCTCCTGCTCGACGAGCCGACCAACCACCTCGACATC
This genomic window from Chlorobaculum limnaeum contains:
- a CDS encoding efflux RND transporter periplasmic adaptor subunit, whose amino-acid sequence is MKAGKPQLIWGTLAAVVVVTAGFFIFRAFFDSKPKVSYREYRPEIGAIRQMVSTTATIKPQNRLEIKSPVGGRIDRILVNEGEVVKKGQVLALISSTERAALLDAATQKGQSEIDYWNKVYNQTALISPIDGQVIVSSLNPGQTITTSDAVLVLSDRLIVQADVDETDIGSVKVGQKARISLDAYPEISVEGVVDHIYYESTLVNNVNIYHVDILPLTVPEVFRSGMSANIDIVVNEKENVLTLPLAAVRSQNGRSFVLMRAAAPDSVRKVPVQLGLQDDSNVEIESGLSASDVVVVREKAFVLPKNNEGSNPFLPSPQRDKQKTKE
- a CDS encoding TolC family protein; its protein translation is MRPLRPALLAVVLQLFALMPTAFAAPVETLDWAQCLAEAAGRHPDLRSAAESVRQFEAQRRIVKGGMLPSVSASAGGERSGSSAASATGAWSYGVTASQLLFDGAKTSSEVKSATETVKASRYSEESVSVDTRYALRTAFVQLLTAQKQVSLAQEIMTKRKQNLRLIALLYKSGTEHIGSLSKAQADLAEAEFEVAQARRGLELAQVMLGTQLGRASSGPLRVTGRFTASQQTRQSPDFDRIAKESPTYLNLTAQKDAAGYSLQAARSAFMPSVYLSTGFGNSAFRQLPPDRTDWQAGIDVSVPIYAGGSGKAGVAKARALVNQLGADEESLYLSLKRSLAQAWKSFVDASENVDVQKKFLAAASERARIADAQYSAGLVSFNEWTIIEDNLVTAKKSYLNAQSNLLTAEAAWVQAKGGTLESR